Proteins co-encoded in one Ictalurus punctatus breed USDA103 chromosome 18, Coco_2.0, whole genome shotgun sequence genomic window:
- the tlr22 gene encoding toll-like receptor 22 yields MTANLDKLCSKATISLAVLCICIFSFQVNAFSLTNCTVSGALNDTEGLKVLCYNMGFCKVPSPIPSNVRYLDMSFNSISNIRVEEFDDLSYLSYLNLSNSKISWIQEGTAEHFPHLINLNLANNNLKGVSRGLLDGLADLQVLRLDGNNIEHIDKLAFSNLRNMKVLNLTKNNLQQIANIKPVILSPGLEELLIGSNNFDVFNSYDMPRTSLSLKKIDFSYNPLTKFQITENIFPNLDYLDISYCGQNRTMLWNITDKTFLNSVKVLNLTAVHIPEENIAAILHEVSWASLFKLRLNELKRMNTKTLLQYACLPGIRVLRMQRNKISKLTAYMLDPCSNLTELDFGDNEISHISLPVFKELTQLRVLHLQINRLTKVENLFRNLPLLEFLDLSRNRITRLTCSDFANLTQLSSLYLYSNRISKLPSCAFKDLNNLEILRLGSNKLLTIDTAFENDLPSLKVLQLTYNKLSTLPKESFKGLSNLRTLDIGENQISEIEPHAFSGLLNLTELLLSSNRITDKAIRDEKVFSGMPELKTLEIYSNLISYVDDTLGMPPFLLLGSLEILSIHSQRRGFGKIPSNLLQGLTSLKMFYGGSMNLKYLHPDTFSSTPKLWFLDLSKNSFADDKSITANVFHPIPKLSKLIISRSQIHSLNFVLNANLSRLSVIKASENMLDVINQTLIRSLPKLRFLDLMKNTFTCDCNNAFFIEWALKSNYTQVVYLSRYTCSYPLSLRGKSILDLKTEWCNVNIDFIMFVLSSVIVTLTLLVSFIYQFFQWQILYAYYLFVAFLYDSKRKQIHQQHGYKYDAFISYNARDEPWVVKELLPNLEGEQGWRLCLHHRDFEPGRSIIDNIMDGIYSSRKTICVITNNYLRSTWCSKEIQMANFRLFDEQKDVLILIFLEDIPTHQLSPYHRIRKLVKKKTYLKWPQNGEYTRFFWQKLRMALETKEGPEGEKPLLNGQGECDY; encoded by the coding sequence ATGACTGCAAATCTGGATAAGCTGTGCTCAAAGGCAACCATTTCACTAGCCGTTCTCTGCATATGCATCTTCAGTTTCCAAGTCAATGCGTTTTCATTGACAAACTGCACCGTCTCTGGTGCGCTAAACGACACTGAGGGGTTGAAAGTTCTTTGCTACAACATGGGCTTCTGTAAGGTTCCTTCGCCGATACCCAGCAATGTCAGATATCTAGACATGTCCTTCAACTCCATTTCAAACATCAGAGTTGAAGAATTTGACGACCTTAGTTACTTGAGTTACCTAAACTTATCTAACAGTAAAATCTCATGGATACAAGAAGGTACCGCAGAGCATTTTCCCCACTTGATCAATCTTAACCTGGCCAACAACAACTTGAAAGGAGTGTCAAGAGGTCTACTGGACGGTCTAGCCGACCTGCAAGTGCTGCGTCTCGATGGAAATAACATCGAACACATTGACAAATTAGCTTTTAGTAATCTTCGGAATATGAAGGTGTTGAACCTTACGAAAAATAACCTCCAGCAGATTGCCAACATCAAACCAGTGATTTTGTCACCAGGGTTGGAGGAATTGTTAATCGGAAGCAACAACTTTGACGTTTTCAACTCGTATGACATGCCGAGGACGTCTTTGTCGCTGAAAAAAATCGATTTTTCTTACAATCCCTTGACCAAGTTCCaaataactgaaaatatattCCCAAATCTAGACTACCTTGATATATCATACTGCGGCCAAAACAGGACAATGCTATGGAATATTACTGATAAGACTTTTCTGAATTCAGTAAAAGTACTGAATCTGACCGCAGTGCACATTCCAGAAGAGAACATCGCTGCTATACTTCACGAGGTCTCCTGGGCTTCTTTGTTTAAACTCAGATTAAATGAATTGAAACGGATGAACACAAAGACTCTGTTACAGTATGCATGCTTGCCTGGAATTAGGGTGCTACGCATGCAACGCAACAAAATCTCAAAACTGACAGCTTATATGCTTGATCCCTGCTCTAACTTGACCGAGCTAGACTTTGGAGATAATGAAATATCACATATTTCTCTGCCCGTATTCAAAGAACTAACACAGCTGAGGGTACTCCATCTACAAATTAACAGACTGACCAAGGTCGAGAATTTGTTCCGAAATCTTCCGTTGCTTGAATTCCTAGACCTCAGTAGAAACAGGATTACCAGATTAACCTGTTCAGACTTTGCCAATTTAACACAATTGAGTTCGCTGTATTTGTACAGCAACAGAATTTCGAAACTTCCTTCATGCGCATTTAAAGATCTGAATAATCTCGAAATTTTAAGGCTGGGATCGAATAAATTGTTGACAATTGACACTGCTTTTGAAAATGACTTGCCTTCTTTGAAGGTTTTGCAACTGACATATAATAAGTTAAGCACACTACCCAAGGAGAGCTTTAAGGGTTTGTCTAATCTTAGGACCCTTGACATCGGGGAAAATCAGATTTCTGAGATTGAACCACATGCGTTTTCAGGACTGCTAAATCTAACTGAATTATTACTTTCCTCAAACAGGATAACGGATAAAGCTATACGAGACGAGAAAGTGTTCTCAGGCATGCCTGAACTGAAAACGCTAGAAATATATAGCAATTTAATTTCTTACGTCGATGATACATTGGGGATGCCCCCTTTTCTACTCTTAGGTTCGCTGGAGATTTTGTCTATTCATAGTCAAAGACGAGGTTTTGGTAAAATTCCCTCAAACCTTCTTCAAGGTTTAACCTCCTTGAAAATGTTCTATGGTGGAAGCATGAACCTGAAATATCTACATCCTGATACGTTCAGCTCCACTCCTAAACTTTGGTTTTTGGACCTCTCAAAGAATTCATTTGCGGATGACAAATCCATAACCGCCAACGTTTTCCACCCGATCCCAAAGCTGAGTAAGCTCATCATCTCTAGATCTCAGATTCATTCTCTGAATTTCGTATTAAATGCAAACCTCTCCAGGCTGTCAGTCATTAAAGCGTCTGAGAATATGTTAGACGTCATCAATCAAACGCTGATTCGGTCACTCCCTAAACTGAGATTCCTCGATTTAATGAAAAACACCTTCACTTGTGACTGTAACAATGCTTTTTTCATTGAATGGGCTTTGAAAAGTAATTACACCCAAGTTGTTTACCTGAGTAGATATACCTGTAGCTACCCACTATCGCTGAGAGGCAAGAGCATTTTAGACCTCAAAACAGAGTGGTGTAATGTGAATATAGACTTTATCATGTTCGTGCTCAGCTCTGTCATCGTTACACTTACCCTTCTGGTGTCGTTCATTTATCAGTTCTTCCAATGGCAGATTTTGTATGCATACTACCTATTCGTCGCCTTCCTGTATGACAGCAAAAGGAAACAGATACACCAGCAACACGGATACAAATACGATGCCTTTATTTCCTACAATGCCCGAGATGAACCTTGGGTCGTCAAGGAGCTGCTCCCTAATTTGGAAGGTGAGCAGGGCTGGAGACTCTGTCTGCATCATAGGGACTTTGAGCCAGGAAGATCCATCATAGACAACATCATGGACGGGATATACAGCAGTCGAAAGACCATTTGCGTGATCACGAACAATTATTTGAGGAGCACGTGGTGTTCCAAGGAGATCCAGATGGCTAACTTCAGACTGTTCGATGAGCAAAAGGATGTATTAATCCTGATATTCCTGGAGGATATTCCTACCCACCAACTGTCTCCCTACCATCGGATTCGTAAACTGGTAAAGAAGAAGACTTACCTCAAATGGCCCCAAAATGGAGAATATACAAGGTTTTTTTGGCAGAAACTGAGAATGGCTTTAGAGACAAAAGAAGGCCCAGAAGGGGAGAAACCTCTTCTCAATGGACAAGGGGAATGTGATTATTGA
- the hnf1bb gene encoding hepatocyte nuclear factor 1-beta-B, translating into MEYLCICVSGSPAHNTRCAAPSAGALSHHGAVSWSSAVRSSVPQLCSAQLRRVSPSCEDLLATGFMFADMVSQLTSLQQELLSALLDSGLTKDELVQALHDLEPRPPGFPIKTEKALSPASANGASDTESKPVYMTLQARGSKGSGDEGSESGEDFDTPPILRELQALNTEEANEQRAMVERMLAEDPWRAARTIKGYMQQHNIPQREVVDVTGLNQSHLSQHLNKGTPMKTTKRASLYAWYVQKQREIDRQFDRVQGSSDSGSQDQVLFFFPEFNHSGQNAGSASGTLADEGVPGSKRLRRNRFKWGPASQEILYKAYERQKNPSKEEREALVEECNRAECVQRGVSPSKAHGLGSNLVTEVRVYNWFANRRKEEAFRQKLAMDTYPVHSLNSLLPPTHSQHHHSSPDTKLRYSQPGSSDVTSSTSIGHHGNSHSVLQQVSPPGLDPCHSLLSPEAKMISASGGVLPPVSTLTNIHSLSQSSHHHQQAQSLIMTLAAQSLSAPPSQNMPIINSMSGLTALQPMQFSHSPSLTPLTTAHSSQQAYTHMYSPKQEPPQYSHPSRFSSMDTSAISHLGSSKQCPLQAW; encoded by the exons ATGGAGtatttgtgcatttgtgttAGCGGTAGCCCCGCCCACAACACAAGGTGCGCCGCCCCCTCGGCAGGTGCGTTATCACACCACGGTGCGGTCTCGTGGTCGAGTGCAGTCCGAAGCAGTGTTCCTCAGCTGTGCTCTGCTCAGCTCCGCCGCGTTTCCCCGAGCTGCGAGGACCTTCTCGCCACCGGCTTCATGTTTGCTGACATGGTGTCGCAGTTGACGTCTCTTCAGCAGGAGTTACTGAGCGCCTTGTTGGACTCGGGACTGACCAAGGATGAGCTCGTGCAGGCGCTGCACGACCTAGAGCCGCGTCCGCCAGGCTTCCCTATCAAAACCGAGAAGGCTTTATCCCCAGCCAGCGCTAACGGTGCCAGCGATACGGAGTCCAAGCCGGTGTATATGACTCTGCAAGCCAGAGGGAGTAAAGGGTCCGGGGACGAAGGCTCAGAGTCCGGGGAGGACTTCGACACGCCGCCCATCCTCAGAGAACTGCAGGCGCTCAACACCGAGGAGGCGAACGAGCAGCGCGCCATGGTGGAGCGCATGCTGGC TGAGGATCCGTGGCGCGCAGCCCGCACTATTAAAGGCTACATGCAGCAGCACAACATTCCTCAGCGCGAGGTGGTGGACGTGACAGGACTGAATCAGTCTCACCTCTCGCAGCACCTGAACAAAGGAACGCCCATGAAAACAACCAAACGAGCCTCGCTCTACGCCTGGTATGTCCAGAAACAACGAGAGATCGACCGGC AGTTTGACCGTGTTCAGGGCTCCAGTGACTCGGGCAGTCAGGATCAggtcctgttttttttcccagaattCAACCACAGCGGGCAGAACGCGGGCTCAGCGTCAGGGACGCTCGCGGACGAAGGCGTGCCGGGTTCAAAAAGACTGAGGCGGAACCGCTTCAAATGGGGCCCGGCGTCTCAGGAGATCTTGTACAAGGCCTACGAGAGGCAGAAGAACCCCAgcaaagaggagagagaagcgCTGGTGGAGGAATGCAACAG GGCCGAGTGTGTACAGAGGGGTGTGTCACCCTCTAAAGCTCACGGTCTCGGCTCTAACTTGGTCACAGAAGTCCGCGTCTATAACTGGTTCGCTAACCGGCGCAAAGAAGAAGCTTTCCGACAGAAGCTGGCTATGGACACGTATCCTGTTCACAGCCTGAACTCCTTACTGCCTCCCACACACAGCCAGCACCATCACAGCAGCCCAGATACGA AACTCAGATACAGCCAACCGGGATCCAGTGATGTCACTTCCTCAACGAGCATCggtcaccatggcaacagcCACTCGGTGTTACAGCAGGTGTCTCCACCTGGCCTGGACCCCTGTCACAGCTTGTTGTCCCCTGAAGCCAAGATG atTTCGGCCTCGGGTGGAGTCTTGCCCCCTGTGAGCACTCTGACTAACATCCACAGTCTGTCCCAGTCCTCACACCATCACCAGCAGGCCCAGAGTCTCATCATGACCCTCGCTGCTCAGA GCCTGAGCGCTCCTCCGTCTCAGAACATGCCCATCATTAACAGCATGTCAGGACTGACGGCGTTGCAGCCCATGCAGTTCTCACACAGCCCCAGCCTCACACCACTTACTACTGCACACTCGTCTCAGCAGGCCTACACACACA TGTACTCGCCCAAGCAGGAGCCTCCTCAGTACTCTCACCCTTCTCGATTCTCTTCCATGGACACCAGTGCGATCTCTCATCTGGGTTCCAGCAAGCAG TGCCCTTTGCAGGCTTGGTGA